A single genomic interval of Aureliella helgolandensis harbors:
- a CDS encoding tetratricopeptide repeat protein has translation MRIAFLLLGVTWSGLWLTADQAGQRYFQQKKYSEAAQSFLDPEWQGTAWYRAGEFEKAVQAFSRVPSAEGKFNEGNAWLMLGKYDTAIASYDQALKRRASWKEAEENRRLAEARNALQKQEGGDLGDQRLGADKIVFDKRKKGGQETQVDGQRASSDALVQSIWLRQVHTQPADFLKAKFSYQHAQSQRGQTP, from the coding sequence ATGAGAATTGCATTTTTACTGCTTGGAGTCACCTGGTCTGGATTGTGGCTTACCGCTGATCAAGCGGGCCAACGCTATTTTCAACAGAAGAAATATTCGGAAGCCGCCCAGTCCTTTTTGGATCCAGAATGGCAGGGGACGGCATGGTACCGTGCTGGCGAGTTCGAGAAAGCGGTCCAGGCGTTTTCTCGGGTCCCATCGGCTGAGGGTAAGTTCAACGAGGGGAATGCTTGGCTAATGCTGGGCAAGTACGATACGGCTATCGCCAGCTACGATCAGGCCCTTAAGAGACGCGCCAGCTGGAAGGAGGCAGAAGAGAATCGCCGGTTGGCCGAAGCTCGCAATGCGCTACAAAAGCAAGAGGGGGGAGACCTGGGAGATCAGCGACTGGGCGCGGATAAGATCGTTTTTGACAAACGCAAGAAGGGAGGGCAAGAAACTCAAGTCGACGGCCAACGTGCATCTTCGGACGCCCTAGTTCAATCGATATGGCTAAGGCAAGTTCACACTCAGCCAGCCGACTTTCTAAAAGCGAAGTTCTCGTATCAGCACGCACAGAGCCAAAGAGGGCAAACTCCATGA
- a CDS encoding DUF4381 domain-containing protein — MNDDLTSLDLLHDIVVPPTVSWWPLTPGWYVLLSVFAVGATYAFYRSWKQWHANAYRRVALQELASADSVAAISELLRRTALKVAPRAEVAYQTGYHWPDWMAARAAEPMSASCRQQLADGGYSSANNTSELGELKAYAARWIQFHRIPTGVDRARKEP, encoded by the coding sequence ATGAACGACGACCTCACAAGCCTCGATCTCTTGCACGACATCGTCGTCCCGCCTACCGTCTCCTGGTGGCCGCTGACGCCTGGTTGGTACGTTCTTTTGAGCGTCTTTGCAGTTGGGGCCACCTACGCGTTTTACCGGAGTTGGAAACAATGGCATGCCAATGCATACCGCCGAGTCGCTCTCCAGGAGCTTGCCTCGGCGGACAGTGTCGCTGCCATCTCTGAACTACTCCGACGCACCGCTTTGAAAGTTGCACCGCGTGCGGAAGTCGCCTATCAAACCGGCTACCATTGGCCCGATTGGATGGCCGCCAGGGCAGCAGAGCCCATGTCGGCGTCGTGTCGACAGCAATTGGCCGATGGGGGATACTCTTCCGCCAATAACACTTCGGAGCTGGGCGAACTCAAAGCGTATGCGGCGCGCTGGATTCAATTCCACCGCATCCCGACGGGCGTGGACCGAGCCAGGAAGGAGCCTTAG
- a CDS encoding CRTAC1 family protein, with the protein MAQSETIEFVNVVEQSGICFEHSHGGAGRGFIVEGMSAGIATLDYNRDGLTDIYFLNGAPLEGTEKPESSPTNRLYENLGGMKFRDVTQQAGVGDIGYSLGVGIADYDGNGYEDIYVNNFGPNVFYRNRGDNTFEEASVATGTVNGNKVGAGVGFADFDGDGDLDLYVANYVDFSYENHVPITIKGMHFQAGPQYYKSVPDTLFRNEGNGQFSDISEASGISALANAGMGLVCFDADSDGDCDVYVCNDGEANHLWLNNGQAHFQEDALLSGVGFSADGKANASMGVDVGDYDSDGLLDLFVTAYQAEMPQLYRNMDGLFSDVTSQASIPRLLYPHVHWGTAFVDIDNDSDSDLFVACGHFDRIEQIDDRTSQKTANVLLQNTKGIFQDISQKSGPALAELESTRAIAFEDFDNDGDLDAVLVNSGTTPSLLRNDSKNRNRWIQIDLKQEGANGGAIGAVVRVTGSELLRPVVSGRGYQSHFGSRLHFGLGEFQGETIEIEVTWPDGAVTKHELPIDKISTVPR; encoded by the coding sequence ATGGCACAAAGCGAAACGATCGAATTCGTTAATGTGGTGGAACAAAGTGGGATCTGCTTCGAACATTCGCATGGAGGGGCTGGGAGGGGATTCATCGTTGAAGGAATGTCTGCAGGAATTGCAACTCTGGACTACAATCGCGATGGCCTGACGGATATCTATTTCCTCAATGGAGCTCCGCTGGAAGGGACTGAGAAACCCGAGAGCTCTCCCACAAACCGTCTCTACGAAAATCTTGGTGGAATGAAATTTAGAGACGTAACTCAACAAGCGGGAGTCGGAGACATCGGCTACTCACTAGGCGTGGGAATCGCTGATTACGATGGCAATGGCTACGAAGACATCTATGTGAACAACTTCGGACCAAATGTATTTTACCGAAATCGCGGGGACAATACCTTTGAGGAGGCTTCAGTCGCAACGGGCACTGTCAACGGGAACAAGGTTGGTGCAGGCGTCGGTTTTGCTGACTTTGATGGAGACGGCGATCTCGACCTCTACGTTGCGAATTATGTCGACTTCAGCTACGAAAATCATGTTCCGATCACTATCAAAGGCATGCACTTCCAGGCCGGTCCTCAGTACTACAAATCGGTCCCTGACACTCTGTTTCGCAACGAGGGGAATGGGCAGTTCTCTGATATTAGTGAAGCTTCCGGTATTTCCGCATTAGCCAACGCTGGCATGGGCTTGGTTTGTTTCGACGCGGATTCCGATGGTGATTGCGACGTATATGTGTGTAATGACGGTGAAGCAAATCATTTGTGGCTGAATAACGGCCAAGCCCACTTCCAGGAAGACGCCTTGCTGTCTGGAGTTGGTTTCTCTGCAGATGGAAAAGCGAACGCGAGCATGGGAGTCGACGTGGGAGACTACGATTCCGACGGCCTCCTCGACTTATTTGTGACCGCTTATCAAGCTGAAATGCCGCAACTCTATCGCAATATGGATGGCCTCTTCAGTGACGTTACCTCTCAAGCCTCCATCCCACGTTTGCTATACCCACACGTGCACTGGGGGACCGCGTTTGTGGATATCGACAATGATTCAGACAGCGATTTGTTTGTAGCGTGCGGCCATTTCGATCGAATCGAACAAATCGATGATCGAACTTCCCAGAAAACGGCAAACGTGCTGCTTCAGAATACGAAAGGCATCTTTCAAGATATTTCGCAGAAATCTGGACCGGCATTGGCGGAGTTAGAGAGTACGCGAGCAATTGCTTTTGAGGATTTTGACAATGATGGGGATCTGGACGCTGTTCTCGTGAACTCGGGGACGACGCCTTCGCTACTTCGAAACGACTCAAAGAATAGGAACAGGTGGATACAAATTGACCTGAAGCAAGAGGGGGCCAACGGGGGAGCCATTGGTGCAGTCGTGCGAGTGACGGGATCCGAGTTGTTGCGCCCGGTGGTAAGCGGCCGGGGCTACCAAAGCCACTTTGGGTCAAGGTTGCACTTTGGCCTTGGCGAGTTTCAAGGTGAAACCATTGAAATTGAAGTGACTTGGCCGGATGGTGCTGTAACAAAGCATGAGCTGCCCATCGATAAGATTTCGACGGTGCCCAGATAG
- a CDS encoding VWA domain-containing protein — protein sequence MFVFAYPWLLLTLPLPWLLRWILPARPNAPIAVRVPFGERLDALLNRGAVGETSRLWSRSFFVSLLVWGLLVSALARPQWIEPPITKEIPTRDLLLLVDLSGSMDQRDFVNAQGEAVDRLTAVQEVLGAFLRRRKGDRVGLVVFGDAPYLQAPFSTDLNLSQRLLDECQVGMAGPRTALGDAIGLGVNLFDNSNAPAKTMIALTDGNDTKSRVPPVDAARVAAQRDIKVYTVAIGDSQTVGEAKLDEQVLRDVANATGGTYYFAADRESLDGIYEELDRLESHEVETVSHRPRRDCFAAFLIAALSVSMLEKLWVSLKDRRSRATIQTASRVHVNPNTGKLEVLS from the coding sequence ATGTTTGTCTTTGCCTACCCTTGGCTACTGTTAACGCTGCCGCTACCGTGGCTGCTTCGCTGGATCTTGCCAGCTCGGCCAAACGCCCCAATTGCTGTGCGCGTTCCCTTTGGCGAGCGTTTGGACGCGCTGTTGAACCGTGGCGCGGTGGGGGAAACTTCCCGACTATGGTCCCGTTCGTTTTTTGTTTCACTGTTGGTCTGGGGACTGTTGGTGTCGGCATTGGCTCGGCCGCAGTGGATTGAGCCTCCGATCACCAAGGAGATTCCGACGCGAGATCTGTTGCTTCTTGTTGACCTGTCGGGCTCGATGGATCAAAGGGATTTCGTCAACGCGCAGGGCGAGGCTGTAGATCGACTGACGGCAGTGCAGGAGGTCTTGGGCGCCTTCCTACGCCGCCGAAAGGGAGATCGTGTGGGCCTTGTGGTCTTCGGCGATGCCCCTTACTTGCAGGCACCATTCTCGACCGACCTTAACCTCTCTCAGAGATTGCTTGACGAGTGTCAGGTGGGAATGGCTGGGCCGCGGACAGCCCTGGGGGATGCGATCGGGCTGGGAGTGAACTTGTTCGACAACAGCAATGCCCCGGCGAAGACGATGATTGCGTTGACCGATGGCAATGATACGAAGAGCCGAGTGCCTCCCGTTGATGCCGCACGAGTCGCCGCACAGCGAGATATCAAGGTCTATACGGTTGCCATTGGCGATTCCCAAACAGTGGGCGAAGCCAAGCTGGATGAACAGGTGCTCCGTGATGTCGCCAACGCGACTGGAGGGACTTACTATTTCGCGGCAGATCGCGAATCACTGGATGGAATCTATGAGGAACTCGATCGGCTCGAGTCGCACGAAGTCGAGACGGTCAGCCATCGCCCCCGACGCGATTGTTTCGCTGCGTTCTTGATAGCAGCTCTTAGCGTTTCCATGCTCGAAAAACTTTGGGTGAGCCTCAAGGATAGACGGTCTCGTGCAACGATTCAGACGGCGAGTCGCGTGCATGTGAATCCAAACACTGGGAAGTTAGAGGTGCTCTCATGA
- a CDS encoding AAA family ATPase, giving the protein MDARESFRQLSHSLNASVLGQPEVVERLLIALLANGHVLMEGLPGTAKTRSIKTLSSLVDSQFSRIQFTPDLLPSDVTGAEIYREQSGTFDFQPGPIFGNLVLADEINRAPAKVQAALLEAMEERQVTVASETHPLPGLFLVLATQNPIEQEGTYPLPEAQMDRFLLYVRVDYPAGDNELAILRLVRSEKSGSEGQAPAKISQEVIFAARQEVNAIHVAEGAEKYIVDLVLATRQPERFEGNLSKWIRIGASPRGTIALDAAARAHAWLHGQDFVSPDNIRAVAPACLAHRVHLTYEAEAAGVTRTDVINTLLQSVVPT; this is encoded by the coding sequence ATGGACGCTCGCGAATCATTTCGCCAACTCTCCCATTCGCTCAATGCTTCAGTGCTCGGTCAGCCTGAAGTTGTCGAGCGGCTGCTGATCGCCTTGTTGGCGAACGGCCACGTCTTGATGGAAGGATTGCCGGGTACGGCAAAGACTCGCTCGATCAAGACATTGTCCAGCTTGGTAGACAGTCAGTTCAGTCGGATTCAGTTTACGCCGGATCTGCTACCGTCGGACGTGACTGGTGCTGAGATCTACCGTGAACAAAGCGGGACTTTTGATTTCCAGCCAGGTCCCATCTTTGGCAACCTGGTCTTGGCCGACGAAATCAACCGCGCCCCGGCGAAGGTTCAAGCCGCTTTGCTCGAAGCCATGGAAGAACGGCAGGTTACCGTTGCCTCTGAGACTCATCCGCTACCGGGTTTGTTTCTAGTATTGGCGACGCAGAATCCTATCGAGCAGGAAGGCACTTACCCGCTTCCGGAAGCGCAAATGGATCGCTTCCTGCTTTACGTGCGAGTCGATTACCCGGCTGGCGACAACGAGCTGGCTATTCTGCGATTGGTTCGCAGTGAAAAATCTGGCAGCGAGGGACAAGCACCCGCGAAAATCTCGCAAGAGGTGATCTTCGCCGCGCGACAGGAGGTCAACGCTATCCATGTGGCAGAGGGTGCGGAGAAATACATCGTTGATCTGGTTCTCGCTACCCGTCAACCGGAACGCTTTGAGGGAAATCTCTCGAAGTGGATTCGCATTGGGGCGAGTCCCCGTGGTACGATCGCCCTGGATGCGGCCGCTCGGGCCCATGCCTGGTTGCACGGACAAGATTTTGTATCGCCCGATAATATTCGTGCCGTGGCTCCAGCTTGTCTCGCGCATCGCGTGCACTTGACCTACGAAGCCGAAGCCGCAGGCGTCACGCGAACTGATGTAATCAATACGCTACTCCAGTCTGTAGTACCTACGTAA
- a CDS encoding DUF58 domain-containing protein: MEDRVQVSLQEMLLLKAEARGFSLQPRQPVASLLSGRHASRLRGRGLAFEELRQYHQGDDVRTIDWKATARLRLPQVRVYSEERERPVLFVVDQRGPMWFGSQRAMKSVAAAELVAIGAWRALASGDRVGGIVFNEQEVVQVRPHRSQTRLLQLFHEVVRFNVRLATGDFLSGEHSLNDALKMASSVANHSHLVVIVSDLDGADELTQRLATQIAAHNDVLVVAVYDPLGASLIGSPGMVAADRGRTWSIPHGAQFAASFRDAFQQRLDEWKQLFHNLRVPILPITTAEPVADQIRFLLGDRPAKS; this comes from the coding sequence ATGGAAGACCGAGTCCAAGTCAGTTTGCAAGAAATGCTGCTCCTCAAAGCAGAGGCGCGAGGGTTCTCGCTACAACCTCGGCAGCCGGTCGCTTCCCTGTTGTCCGGGCGACATGCATCACGTCTGCGCGGGCGAGGTTTAGCGTTCGAGGAGCTTCGACAGTACCACCAAGGCGACGATGTCCGCACCATCGACTGGAAGGCTACTGCACGCTTGCGTTTGCCCCAGGTGCGCGTCTATAGCGAGGAGCGCGAACGTCCCGTTCTGTTTGTGGTCGATCAACGCGGCCCCATGTGGTTTGGTAGTCAGCGTGCGATGAAGTCGGTCGCTGCGGCGGAGCTGGTTGCCATTGGTGCCTGGCGGGCCCTGGCTTCCGGTGATCGAGTTGGCGGAATTGTCTTCAATGAGCAGGAGGTCGTGCAGGTCCGGCCTCATCGTAGCCAAACCCGCCTATTGCAGCTGTTTCATGAAGTAGTTCGCTTCAACGTACGTTTGGCAACTGGCGATTTCCTTTCCGGCGAGCACTCGCTGAATGATGCTTTGAAAATGGCTTCGAGCGTGGCCAACCATAGTCACCTGGTGGTAATCGTCAGCGACCTCGATGGAGCCGATGAACTGACCCAGCGGCTGGCGACTCAAATCGCCGCGCACAACGATGTGTTGGTGGTTGCGGTGTACGATCCGCTAGGAGCGTCTTTAATCGGTTCGCCAGGAATGGTCGCTGCCGATCGGGGGCGGACGTGGAGCATTCCGCATGGTGCTCAGTTTGCTGCTTCGTTTCGCGACGCCTTTCAGCAACGCTTAGATGAATGGAAGCAATTGTTCCACAACCTACGCGTGCCGATCCTACCAATCACGACTGCGGAACCCGTCGCGGACCAAATTCGTTTCCTGCTCGGAGATCGCCCTGCAAAGTCATGA
- a CDS encoding BatD family protein, with the protein MISVRMFVLFWLSGIASAVFGADVELVKLRPPDAEKTHWVGQRIALFVELRAKGSFEGTSSFSLPQIPQTVFLKIGNPTVTSEEHDGDSWFVQTHEFALFTQAAGTLAIPEFSVRFSNHDGFTGPVTDHDRKVPAAKFEVQSPPNRDSYGFLVTTDSIEISEAWNPEPGKVKPGDIVVRTITQSASQMTGMALEPPANQAPSGVQIYPSDPIVLDKTDRGDFTGERTDKITYRFQRSGTMTIPEATYTWWDPDKQAYGTQTLPAVVFNVAAIAQSSPPGPPAAYQGMWRMGLVLGLAVILLIAWKWRIVWEWINRCWQVFQPPDRVAARLLLRACRTNDAQQAEVAWAQWQATQSQNSTSADELYAAVEDLHRSKYAAAPPELWNGKALSLAFQHELRRIKTRHVKRVSVLPKLNPQD; encoded by the coding sequence ATGATTTCTGTGCGGATGTTCGTATTGTTCTGGCTTTCCGGTATCGCCTCTGCCGTGTTTGGGGCTGATGTGGAGTTGGTGAAACTCCGTCCGCCTGACGCTGAGAAAACCCACTGGGTAGGCCAACGCATCGCACTGTTCGTGGAGCTGCGTGCCAAGGGATCCTTCGAAGGGACCAGCAGTTTTTCGCTGCCTCAGATTCCTCAAACCGTGTTCCTCAAAATTGGTAATCCGACCGTTACTTCGGAAGAACACGACGGCGATTCATGGTTTGTGCAGACGCACGAGTTTGCTCTGTTCACTCAAGCAGCTGGGACACTGGCGATTCCGGAGTTTTCGGTTCGGTTTAGCAATCATGATGGCTTTACCGGACCCGTGACCGACCACGACAGGAAAGTGCCTGCTGCGAAGTTCGAAGTCCAATCCCCTCCAAACCGAGATTCGTATGGATTCTTGGTTACAACCGACAGCATCGAGATCTCCGAGGCTTGGAATCCAGAGCCTGGGAAGGTAAAGCCTGGGGATATTGTCGTGCGGACGATTACGCAATCTGCCAGTCAAATGACGGGCATGGCTCTAGAACCACCCGCGAACCAGGCTCCTAGTGGCGTACAGATTTATCCGAGTGACCCAATCGTGCTTGACAAGACCGACCGAGGCGATTTCACCGGAGAACGTACCGACAAAATCACCTACCGATTCCAGCGTTCCGGAACGATGACCATTCCTGAAGCGACGTACACATGGTGGGATCCTGACAAGCAAGCGTATGGGACACAGACCCTGCCAGCCGTTGTATTCAATGTGGCGGCTATTGCGCAATCGTCTCCCCCCGGACCGCCGGCCGCATATCAAGGAATGTGGCGAATGGGGCTAGTACTCGGTCTTGCCGTGATACTGCTGATCGCCTGGAAGTGGCGAATTGTCTGGGAGTGGATCAACCGTTGCTGGCAAGTCTTCCAGCCACCCGATCGCGTTGCCGCGCGGCTGCTTCTACGGGCTTGCCGCACGAATGATGCCCAGCAAGCCGAGGTAGCCTGGGCTCAGTGGCAGGCAACTCAATCGCAGAATTCAACTTCCGCTGACGAGCTTTACGCAGCCGTGGAAGACTTGCACCGATCGAAGTATGCCGCAGCGCCACCTGAATTGTGGAACGGAAAGGCTTTGTCGCTAGCCTTTCAACACGAACTGCGGCGGATCAAGACACGCCACGTTAAGCGAGTGTCTGTGCTGCCAAAATTGAATCCACAGGATTAG
- a CDS encoding carboxypeptidase-like regulatory domain-containing protein, with product MIHRFILLLLLTASSAGCGASLGRVSGLVTVNGEPKENLVVSFTPTGGGVSASAVTGKDGSYLVTSTLGSGIPPGNYSVKISTLKSALNDDASYTQETQETQATDSYAQRAESAMEGQQKQYGDGLKAYRGAKDPIPAKYNSDSTLLEEIEAGSQTIDFNLEI from the coding sequence ATGATTCATAGGTTTATCTTGTTGCTATTGTTGACTGCCAGTTCGGCTGGCTGTGGAGCGTCCCTGGGGCGAGTGTCTGGCTTAGTCACCGTAAACGGCGAGCCGAAGGAGAACCTGGTGGTTTCCTTCACGCCCACAGGAGGTGGCGTCAGTGCGTCTGCGGTCACCGGCAAGGATGGCTCGTATCTGGTAACGTCAACGTTAGGGAGTGGTATCCCGCCAGGAAACTACAGCGTGAAAATCAGTACACTGAAGAGTGCCCTGAACGATGATGCGTCCTACACGCAAGAGACGCAAGAGACGCAAGCGACGGACTCGTACGCGCAGCGGGCAGAATCGGCAATGGAGGGGCAGCAGAAGCAGTACGGTGACGGACTCAAGGCTTATAGAGGAGCAAAGGATCCGATCCCTGCGAAATACAACTCCGACTCCACGCTGCTGGAAGAGATTGAGGCTGGCTCACAAACCATTGACTTCAATTTAGAAATCTAG
- a CDS encoding DUF1559 family PulG-like putative transporter, whose translation MRIPMRQAFTLVELLVVIAIIGILVGLLLPAVQAAREAARRMQCSNNQKQIQLAMLNYESVYQRFPALADDGNPGMGRDPVNPRYSWTLSILPFIEQKPLFEQMMSKARPSGNGLPSPWANRPEDYADDVDRAWGIEYWQTDISSLICPSAPPTSNTRHANSRLNYKVCTGDDMAQNHWLTNSRQNKGIFQIGRYLTLGSITDGLSNTISISETVSGGDDRAVPGGVAFDIRAFAPSDCLARIGPDRRLTGSVAPPEFGPGTRAWHGYVWYASFNTCLPPNGPSCSWGGWDNYETFMPPSSFHTGGVTVAMADGSVHFVSNSIDTGDQTIPDPDFGDGPSPYGIWGALGSKAGGESASISQ comes from the coding sequence ATGCGAATTCCCATGAGACAGGCGTTTACGCTTGTGGAGCTGTTGGTGGTAATTGCGATCATCGGCATTCTGGTCGGCCTACTGTTGCCTGCGGTTCAGGCAGCTCGCGAGGCAGCGAGGCGAATGCAGTGCAGCAACAATCAAAAGCAAATTCAGCTTGCAATGCTGAACTATGAGTCGGTATATCAGCGTTTCCCCGCCTTGGCAGATGATGGAAATCCTGGCATGGGGCGGGATCCAGTGAACCCGCGGTACTCATGGACTCTATCGATTTTGCCCTTCATTGAGCAAAAGCCGCTCTTCGAGCAGATGATGTCCAAGGCACGCCCTTCCGGAAACGGCCTTCCGTCCCCGTGGGCCAACCGGCCAGAGGACTACGCGGACGATGTGGATCGAGCGTGGGGCATTGAATACTGGCAAACTGACATCTCTAGCCTCATCTGCCCATCTGCTCCTCCTACAAGCAATACTCGGCACGCCAACTCTAGATTGAATTACAAAGTTTGCACCGGTGATGATATGGCTCAAAATCACTGGCTCACCAACTCCCGGCAAAATAAAGGGATTTTCCAGATCGGCCGCTACCTTACGCTGGGGTCGATTACTGATGGACTGTCGAATACGATTTCGATTAGCGAAACCGTTTCCGGCGGAGATGATCGCGCCGTGCCTGGTGGGGTGGCCTTTGATATCCGTGCTTTTGCTCCTAGCGACTGCCTTGCCCGGATTGGCCCCGACCGCCGCCTGACAGGCAGCGTTGCACCGCCGGAGTTTGGTCCAGGTACGCGCGCTTGGCACGGTTACGTGTGGTACGCGAGTTTCAACACGTGTCTCCCGCCTAATGGTCCCTCTTGTTCATGGGGAGGGTGGGACAACTATGAGACGTTTATGCCTCCTTCCAGCTTTCACACCGGCGGGGTTACTGTCGCAATGGCTGATGGGTCTGTTCACTTTGTCTCCAACAGTATCGACACAGGCGACCAAACTATTCCTGACCCTGATTTCGGCGATGGTCCATCGCCCTATGGGATTTGGGGCGCCCTTGGTAGCAAAGCGGGAGGCGAATCAGCCTCGATCAGTCAGTGA
- a CDS encoding VWA domain-containing protein, whose product MMEDLTNFHFIRPGWLWLLPFAIGLWWLWLRSTEPLRGWRFQIAPKLLQALTVGTHSAHWARARWVLIGWSLAIVAIAGPAWRLEPSPFAEESPPLMILLKADKSMEPTDQQPTSLERAKLKIADLAEARKGQPLGLIVYAGSAHLVLPPTQDTGVIAQMAADISSDIMPAAGDRLDLAIEESARIMASEGVSGSLLVIADSVDGDAAQLVAAGKALDGSQLQFLAVTDSDPSKLQSIQTASSELRGTVNELSIDDGDIATIVRKAGRISSASLAGEETRWNDAGYWLIPLLVLLMAFSFRRESAQRLGDAS is encoded by the coding sequence ATGATGGAAGACCTCACTAACTTTCACTTTATTCGCCCTGGCTGGTTGTGGCTGCTGCCGTTTGCCATTGGATTGTGGTGGTTATGGCTGCGAAGTACGGAGCCCCTTCGCGGTTGGCGCTTTCAGATTGCTCCCAAACTGCTGCAAGCCCTGACGGTAGGCACACACTCGGCGCATTGGGCAAGGGCTCGGTGGGTGCTCATTGGGTGGTCGTTGGCAATTGTGGCGATCGCCGGTCCTGCATGGCGACTTGAACCCAGTCCTTTTGCCGAGGAGTCGCCGCCGCTGATGATTTTGTTGAAGGCGGACAAAAGCATGGAGCCTACCGATCAGCAACCAACTAGTCTCGAACGTGCCAAGCTGAAAATTGCCGACTTGGCTGAAGCTCGCAAGGGGCAGCCACTGGGCCTAATTGTCTATGCTGGATCGGCGCACCTAGTGCTGCCGCCAACCCAAGATACCGGTGTAATTGCCCAAATGGCAGCCGATATCTCCTCGGATATTATGCCAGCCGCAGGGGACCGTCTCGATCTGGCAATCGAAGAATCTGCTAGGATCATGGCGTCGGAAGGTGTCTCAGGTTCTCTACTTGTTATTGCCGATTCCGTCGACGGTGATGCCGCACAATTAGTCGCCGCCGGCAAGGCACTTGACGGAAGTCAGCTTCAGTTCCTAGCCGTCACTGACAGCGACCCGAGTAAGCTGCAGTCGATCCAGACTGCTTCCAGCGAGCTGCGAGGAACAGTCAATGAATTGTCAATCGACGATGGGGACATCGCCACCATCGTTCGCAAAGCAGGAAGGATATCGTCGGCAAGCCTGGCTGGAGAAGAAACCCGCTGGAACGATGCGGGCTACTGGCTGATACCACTGCTTGTCTTGCTGATGGCATTCTCGTTTCGCCGGGAATCGGCTCAGAGATTGGGAGATGCTTCATGA
- a CDS encoding tetratricopeptide repeat protein gives MYRWSLAILAMSGIAIACAISWHQGRSANSVDGSLASPQHDTSEQRTERAAPTAMGEREGLTEPTIRIPQFSAPGNAEQFHIEAETVVLLLLKTVGRKHEAIHVAALLEAQLHNTEKAESLWRECIDLAPDTERYYVNLAAVLSEQGDSRSAVEILKLANQRGLRSVDLVHHLCVSYIDSGELKQATVECEKGLEEFGKSPALLLVYGSALLENGQADRAEQILKEAIRMGAGAQLANSYLMRALLLQGKREEASVVKDLLRESAEQEEHSADSRYAALSDAEGRRILLSVLAGAGHVYQLYRNYEFAELVLLRAISVDPGHAVALEQLATMFGQLEQYANELTVREHQLQLRPFDLLGHLKLAKAAALNGNPQRAEAAIKLAISRSPTSSTGFVAMAEFLLEQNEAKKAEWYATRAFGMRPSDELAAALLRKTLRLQGKETEAQEVHIIQD, from the coding sequence ATGTATCGCTGGTCTCTAGCAATTCTTGCGATGAGCGGAATCGCGATTGCATGTGCGATTTCTTGGCATCAAGGAAGATCTGCCAATAGTGTGGACGGCAGTCTAGCTAGTCCGCAGCATGATACATCGGAGCAACGCACTGAACGAGCAGCGCCCACAGCCATGGGGGAGCGTGAGGGGCTTACTGAACCAACGATTCGGATACCCCAGTTTTCTGCTCCTGGCAATGCCGAGCAATTTCACATCGAAGCTGAGACGGTTGTACTCCTCCTCCTGAAAACCGTCGGTCGAAAGCATGAAGCGATTCACGTCGCGGCCTTGCTTGAAGCGCAGCTTCACAACACCGAGAAGGCCGAATCACTCTGGAGGGAGTGTATTGACTTGGCCCCAGATACGGAACGCTACTACGTCAATTTAGCAGCGGTGCTCAGCGAGCAAGGAGATTCGCGTTCTGCAGTGGAAATATTGAAGCTCGCAAACCAGAGAGGCCTAAGATCGGTCGACCTTGTTCATCATCTCTGCGTCAGCTATATCGATTCCGGCGAGCTAAAGCAGGCAACTGTCGAATGTGAGAAGGGACTGGAAGAGTTTGGCAAGAGTCCTGCGCTACTGCTCGTTTACGGCAGTGCGCTCTTGGAGAATGGACAGGCTGATCGCGCAGAGCAAATTCTGAAGGAAGCAATTCGAATGGGTGCCGGAGCCCAGCTGGCAAATTCGTACCTCATGAGAGCGCTGTTACTGCAAGGAAAACGCGAGGAGGCGTCGGTCGTGAAGGATCTCCTACGTGAATCGGCGGAGCAAGAAGAACATAGTGCAGATTCTCGATACGCTGCACTCTCAGATGCGGAAGGGCGTAGAATTCTGTTATCTGTCTTGGCAGGCGCCGGGCACGTTTATCAACTATACCGCAATTACGAATTCGCGGAGTTAGTGTTGCTTCGTGCGATCTCAGTGGATCCCGGTCACGCCGTTGCCCTAGAACAGCTGGCGACTATGTTTGGACAACTCGAGCAATATGCAAACGAACTGACTGTTCGCGAACATCAGCTACAACTCCGACCGTTTGACCTTCTTGGGCACCTGAAGTTGGCAAAAGCCGCTGCACTTAATGGCAACCCCCAACGTGCAGAGGCCGCAATCAAGCTTGCCATTTCACGCTCGCCTACCTCTTCTACGGGTTTTGTGGCAATGGCCGAATTCTTGCTAGAACAGAACGAGGCAAAGAAGGCAGAATGGTACGCAACACGGGCGTTTGGAATGCGACCATCTGACGAATTGGCAGCCGCACTGCTGCGCAAAACTCTTCGACTTCAAGGCAAAGAGACTGAGGCACAGGAAGTCCATATTATTCAAGACTAA